In a single window of the Rhopalosiphum padi isolate XX-2018 chromosome 1, ASM2088224v1, whole genome shotgun sequence genome:
- the LOC132917574 gene encoding cuticle protein 16.5-like: MASFKNLIFIALAVYAVSAEENKPAEDGARVKKHAYIAAAPAPVLAYSAAAPGYSYSSYSNYPATYAYKYAAPAAYAAPAAYAAPAAYAAPATYVAPTAYAAQAAYVAPAAYAAPTAYAATPYAAYSSYATYPSYAAYDDGKYYPGKYEKSYFPAAYKAAYPVAYHY, from the exons ATGGCTTCTTTCAAGAATCTG ATATTCATCGCCTTGGCCGTGTACGCAGTGTCCGCCGAAGAAAACAAACCCGCCGAAGATGGAGCAAGAGTGAAGAAACACGCCTACATCGCTGCTGCCCCAGCTC cggTCTTGGCTTACTCTGCAGCAGCCCCGGGATACTCGTACTCTTCATACTCTAATTACCCAGCCACCTACGCTTACAAATACGCCGCTCCAGCTGCTTACGCCGCTCCAGCTGCTTACGCCGCTCCAGCTGCTTACGCCGCTCCAGCTACTTACGTCGCTCCAACTGCTTACGCTGCCCAAGCTGCTTACGTCGCACCGGCTGCCTACGCCGCACCAACTGCCTATGCCGCCACCCCATACGCCGCTTACTCGAGTTACGCAACTTACCCGAGCTATGCAGCTTACGACGATGGAAAATACTACCCAGGCAAATACGAGAAGTCGTACTTCCCAGCAGCCTACAAAGCCGCATACCCGGTCGCCTATCACTACTGA
- the LOC132917708 gene encoding calpain-3-like — translation MGCGHSDRKSSGSRTTASASSSPDRRDAVGAWCGGRVARGGDNRHADDAFAHYNNYGAVGFHAGFPVHRITKVTQVEQVDVCEEQNNKISLHDDYNNSQGFPEVLTINGSWIYGLNAGGSRNNLDMFETNPQYLLKFPTGIIEENLFVTIKIILKIKRIHKKNPLHVAFFLFKNDCEQKETLGAEYFLCTEPEGSSGVFKSKQMISETFIVSTLRSYVIVPATFKPFQQGEFVIKVMVDRKIDSELKKLIPPTRPSVGNIHIQ, via the exons ATGGGATGTGGACACTCGGATCGCAAGTCGTCCGGTTCGCGGACAACGGCGTCTGCGTCATCGTCGCCGGACCGTCGGGATGCCGTCGGTGCATGGTGCGGCGGCCGGGTTGCGCGCGGTGGCGACAACCGGCACGCCGATGACGCGTTCGCGCACTACAACAATTACGGCGCCGTGGGATTTCACGCCGGGTTTCCCGTCCACCGTATTACCAAAGTGACGCAG GTTGAACAGGTGGATGTTTGTGaagaacaaaacaataaaatatctttacatGATGATTATAACAATTCTCAA GGGTTCCCAGAAGTATTGACAATTAATGGTAGTTGGATATATGGCTTAAATGCAGGAGGATCAAGGAATAATTTAGACATGTTTGAAACAAATCCTCAATATTTGCTCAAATTTCCTacag gaattatagaagaaaatttatttgttacaataaaaataatattaaaaataaaacgaatacacaaaaaaaatccattacacgttgcattttttttattcaaa aatgatTGTGAACAAAAAGAAACATTAGGAgctgaatattttttgtgtactGAACCAGAAGGTAGTTCAGGAGTTTTCAAATCAAAACAAATGATTTCAGAAACATTTATAGTGTCTACATTGAGAAGCTATGTTATAGTACCAGCTACTTTCAAACCATTCCAACAAGGTGAATTTGTGATCAAAGTAATGGTTGACCGAAAAATTGACtccgaattaaaaaaattgataccgCCAACAAGACCATCTGTTGGAAATATTCACATACAataa
- the LOC132917710 gene encoding INO80 complex subunit B, with translation MSGHDEYVDVMTSSPPLTTKSTLQSSAMKKKKVKNNKDNPGSSDEERWLKAIETGKLDEVDDELKKIKKKDPKMMTARQRAMFDRKSDKEFTEELVALPSGYREKILTPEMLQKKAIKSQKRKQQADEKRENDKKRTMERLLKKHESKSKINAKGRMARKAVNNIIYVSKNDKVSLLFPEGVEFPLKKSIIKLPPAQKMCGVDGCENPKKYSCSRTGLPLCSLQCYNANQLNIWNTVC, from the exons atGTCTGGTCATGATGAATATGTTGATGTGATGACATCCAG TCCACCACTTACAACTAAATCAACTTTGCAAAGTTCAgcaatgaagaaaaaaaaagttaaaaataataaagacaatCCAGGATCAAGTGATGAAGAACGATGGTTAAAAGCAATTGAAACGGGTAAATTAGATGAAGTTGATGATGAGctgaagaaaattaaaaaaaaagatccaAAAATGATGACTGCTAGACAAAGAGCTATGTTTGATAGAAAGTCTGATAAAGAATTCACCGAAGAACTCGTTGCATTACCTTCag ggtATCGTGAAAAGATATTAACTCCAgaaatgttacaaaaaaaagCTATTAAATCACAAAAAAGAAAACAACAAGCAGATGAAAAAagagaaaatgataaaaaacgtACAATGGAAagattattgaaaaaacatgAAAGCAAATCTAAAATAAACGCTAAAGGCCGAATGGCAAGAAAggctgttaataatattatttatgtcagTAAAAATGACAAAGTGTCTCTACTGTTTCCAGAAGGTGTTGAGTTTCCTCTCAAAAAATCTATAATCaa aCTTCCACCTGCTCAAAAAATGTGTGGTGTAGATGGCTGTGAAAATCCTAAGAAATATTCATGTTCTCGAACAGGTTTACCATTATGTAGTTTACAATGTTATAAtgcaaatcaattaaatatttggaaTACTGTATGCTGA
- the LOC132930371 gene encoding zinc finger protein 511 produces the protein MSSENIEKLRYLLAQGTGHKRMDDELFKKFDTLHKIYTVVGVFEIFKKSEEKKSDDSFLCNVDGCVSSFTSMADYDSHYNSNHRYTCTYCRKLLQSAHLLDLHLSELHDNFFKACSEKKPMFKCFVETCQTLFWNSEERKTHCIDIHKMPKSFLRHYANKKNHKKNQKIKPAEPPNLEGMLDSNMVID, from the exons ATGTCGTCGGAGAACATAGAGAAACTTCGATATTTACTTGCTCAAGGAACAGGGCATAAGCGTATGGACGATGAACTTTTCAAGAAATTCGATACCTTACATAAAATCTATACAGTAGTTggagtttttgaaatttttaaaaaatctgaagaaaaaaa GAGTGATGATAGCTTCTTATGCAATGTGGATGGTTGTGTTTCAAGTTTCACTTCAATGGCTGATTACGATTCACATTATAATTCAAATCATCGTTACACTTGCACTTACTGTCGTAAATTATTACAATCTGCACATCTCTTAGATTTGCATTTGAGTGAATTGCATGATAACTTTTTTAAAGCCTGCTCTGAAAAAAAACCTATG ttTAAATGTTTCGTTGAAACATGTCAAACACTATTTTGGAATTCTGAAGAACGAAAAACTCATTGTATAGACATTCATAAAATGCCAAAGAGTTTCTTGCGGCATTatgcaaataa gaAAAATCATAAGAAAAACCAGAAAATTAAACCTGCTGAACCTCCAAATTTAGAAGGAATGTTAGATTCAAACATGgttatagattaa
- the LOC132932381 gene encoding mitochondrial import receptor subunit TOM22 homolog, which yields MTTAEDLELSDSDKVQPWSTDSGMESMTDSNKDVTPMSENFDDDEEDETLGERLWALTEMFPDSLRSGTEKIVNTAGKVILETYLFACTSTWYVSTTAALLLMPVLFETERIQMEEAQKNHSKQLLLGPGSGGNLGGGTTMLPN from the exons ATGACCACTGCGGAGGACTTAGAATTGTCGGATTCAGACAAGGTACAACCTTGGAGCACAGACAGCGGCATGGAATCAATGACCGACAGCAATAAGGATGTGACACCAATGTCAGAAAACTTCGACGACGACGAAGAA GATGAAACTTTGGGTGAACGTCTATGGGCGTTAACTGAAATGTTTCCAGATTCTCTAAGAAGCGGTAccgaaaaaatagttaataccgCTGGTAAAGTCATCTTAG AAACTTATTTATTTGCGTGTACTTCGACATGGTATGTCTCAACAACAGCGGCTCTATTACTTATGCCCGTATTATTTGAAACTGAGCGCATTCAAATGGAAGAAGCGCAGAAAAATCATTCAAAACAA ctGCTTCTTGGTCCTGGTAGTGGAGGCAACTTGGGTGGAGGAACTACTATGCTgcctaattaa
- the LOC132932380 gene encoding superkiller complex protein 8 — MHTLAYKHSNAHDDSIWACDWGELRTTKTIDRDDFDKGDESDEEVQELSSDCIVTGSIDETVKIWNYDKTTNLNLDKTLSEHTLGVISVALNSDASIIASSALDSTLMLWNTTTGEKIKTFSIGPVELWTIAFSPDDNYIISGSHCGKINLFGVETGKQEQTFDTRGKFTLSIAYSPDGKYIACGALDGIINVFDVLSGKLTHTLEGHAMPIRSLCFSSDSKYLLTGADDGQMKIYAVHHAEVLGTVSGHGSWVLSVDFSPDCKSFVSGSADNTVKVWDVGNRSCLNTLKEHKDKVWCVKYNSTGDKMVSVSDDASINIYSSL, encoded by the exons ATGCATACGTTAGCGTATAAACATAGTAATGCTCACGATGATAGTATTTGGGCATGTGATTGGGGTGAATTGCGAACCACAAAGACTATTGATCGAGACGATTTTGATAAAGGTGACGAGTCTGACGAAGAAGTACAAGAACTTTCATCCGATTGTATAGTTACTGGTTCTATTGATGAAACTGTAAAAATATGGAATTATGATAAGACCACCAATCTCAATCTGGACAAAACTCTTAGTGAACATACACTAGGTGTTATATCTGTTGCACTAAATTCAGATGCATCGATTATTGCATCCAGTGCATTAGATTCCACATTAATGTTATGGAACACTACGAcaggagaaaaaataaaaacattctcAATTGGACCTGTCGAATTGTGGACTATTGCATTTTCACCAGATGATAACTACATTATTTCTGGTAGTCATTGtggcaaaattaatttatttggcgTTGAAACCGGGAAACAAGAACAAACATTTGACACTAGAG gaaaaTTTACATTAAGCATAGCGTACAGTCCGGATGGTAAATACATTGCTTGTGGTGCTTTAGATGGCATCATTAATGTTTTTGATGTGTTGTCTGGCAAACTTACTCATACACTTGAAGGACATGCTATGCCAATTCGGTCATTATGCTTTTCATCAGATTCAAAGTACTTATTAACAGGAGCAGATGATGGTCAAATGAAAATCTATGCGGTTCATCATGCTGAAGTATTGGGAACTGTATCTGGTCATGGTTCATGGGTATTGAGTGTAGACTTTTCTCCAGATTGTAAAAGCTTTGTTTCGGGAAGTGCTGATAATACGGTTAAAGTTTGGGATGTAGGCAACCGTAgttgtttaaatacattaaaagaaCATAAAGACAAAGTATGGTGTGTGAAATATAACTCAACTGGAGATAAAATGGTATCAGTATCTGATGATGcatcaattaatatatattcatcaCTTTAA